The stretch of DNA CGATGGATAAGGCCGTGTCTAACGACGAGTTGATCTCTTATGCGACCGCGCCTTCCATAACCGGGCCGTGGACCTATCGCGGCGAGATCAGCGGGCCCGCCGAAAACAGCTTCACCATTCATCCGGCCATTGTCGAATTCAAGGGGCAACCCTACTTCTTCTATCACAACGGCAAGCTGACGCTGAACGGCGAGAAAGGCGGGCTAGGCCGTCGGGCCGTGGCGGTCGAGCATCTCTACTATAATACCGATGGCACGATCAAACCTATCGTTCACACGACCGAAGGCGTCTCGGCCCCGCGCCAAAAATAGGCAGTTTGATCTTCGTAGACCGCATGGGTGGTTTTCCGTTGCTCTCACTGGCGAATTATTGACGTTGGGTGATCTTCAGCGCGACAGTCCCTAAGTCGGCCATCACCGTCCGGGTGTCTGCTACGATGTCAGAAGTTCAGACGCACAGGCTAAGCAAAAGCGTAAAGCTTAGTCCGAAAATGCCCACAAGCCCCTCCATGATGGTCAATGTCCGCAACGGATCATTCACTGACAGACCGAATTACTCCTTGAACATCCACAGACCGGAATCATTGACACAACTGAACATCAGGCTGCCGGCCCCAATCACTAGAACCATCAGGCTGGGATTGACGCTGGAAAGCTTAACCAAGGGTGCGACGACCCCTGCTACATGAGTCGCCCCGCGAACGAATGGTGCCGGACGAGACTCGTTCGCGCTGGGGGCGGTCTTGCTGAAACGCCTGCTGAAGCAGGCTCCGGATACCAATGCGATCTTCTTCTGTCAGGACGACCTGGCGCAAGAGGCTTTGCTTGAATGCCTGCGCCAGGGTATCTCCGTGCCGGACCGGCTGGCCGTCGCCGGGATCGACGATCTGGCTATTTCCGAATGTACCGTGCCGTCGCTGACGACGATCAAGACACCACGCTACGAGGTCGGGGTAGAGGCGGCGCGGATGCTGCGGGCCCTGATCGAAGGAGAATCCGTACCGCGCGAGACGATAGATCTGGGCGTTCAGCTACGCGCCGGAGAGAGCACCTGAAGGGCACCGCCTATAGCCTGCGACGCGCCAATTCGATGCCAAGACCCAAATTCCACACCAGCCCCCCTAGGAACGTAACGATGACGGCAGCGGGAAAGATCAGGCTTAAAAGTGGCGGAAAAGGCAGAAAGCAGCCAACCGCCTGAAGCCAAACTGGAAAAACGGGAGCCTTGCGCGACGCTGCTATTGTGCTGAGAGCCCACAGTCCACTGATCACTACCCCGCCCAGCGCCAGCGGGTTGATATAACCGGCCAGTCCACGAAATCCTGGCCACAGCAACACACCGAAACCCAGTAGGCCCGCGGCTATCATTAGAAGCGCTGCCGTTAGGCCTATGAGCAGGGGCAGAGGGGAAGCGACGAGTATGAAGACCGCGCGTACTTGATTCGCGACGCACAAGCCGATCAGGATTTTTAGACCCTCACCCAGCATAAGAAGCGGGACACCGGCGGCGATGGCGTCGGCGCCCCCCGAGCCGCCTCTGGACATAACGCTAACGCCCACGGCTAATGCACCGAGGCTCGCGGCTATGTTCAATGCGCTTGCGAAGCTGGCTGACCCTAACCTCATAACGGCCCTCGTTATCCCTGGTGGATGGGGCGCGTCATCACGACCCTCTCCTTTTTCACAATACGTATCAGGCAGCACCTCTCCGGGCAGGACATATGCGCGAAATGCCGAATTCATG from Asticcacaulis excentricus CB 48 encodes:
- a CDS encoding substrate-binding domain-containing protein; translation: MLKRLLKQAPDTNAIFFCQDDLAQEALLECLRQGISVPDRLAVAGIDDLAISECTVPSLTTIKTPRYEVGVEAARMLRALIEGESVPRETIDLGVQLRAGEST